A section of the Flavobacterium ardleyense genome encodes:
- the rpsC gene encoding 30S ribosomal protein S3 — MGQKTNPIANRLGIIRGWDSNWYGGNDYGDKLAEDFKIRKYIHARLSKASVSKVIIERTLKLVTVTITTARPGIIIGKGGQEVDKLKEELKKITDKEVQINIFEIKRPELDAYLVGTSIARQIESRISYRRAIKMAIAASMRMNAEGIKVLISGRLNGAEMARSEGFKEGRIPLSTFRADVDYALAEAHTQYGRMGIKVWIMKGEVYGKRDLSPLAGMDKKQSGAGGKGGDAPRGKSNFNRGSKPDARKRK; from the coding sequence ATGGGACAGAAAACAAATCCGATTGCTAACCGACTTGGTATCATCAGAGGTTGGGATTCGAACTGGTATGGTGGAAATGACTACGGTGATAAATTAGCCGAAGATTTTAAAATCAGAAAGTACATCCACGCTCGTTTATCAAAAGCTAGTGTTTCTAAAGTAATTATCGAGAGAACTTTAAAACTTGTAACCGTTACTATCACTACTGCTAGACCTGGTATCATTATCGGAAAAGGTGGACAAGAGGTAGACAAGTTGAAAGAAGAACTTAAGAAAATTACTGACAAAGAAGTTCAGATTAATATTTTTGAAATCAAGAGACCTGAACTAGATGCATACCTTGTAGGTACTAGTATCGCACGTCAGATCGAAAGCAGGATTTCATACAGAAGAGCAATAAAAATGGCAATTGCTGCTTCAATGCGTATGAATGCTGAAGGAATCAAAGTATTGATTTCAGGACGTTTGAATGGTGCTGAAATGGCACGTTCAGAAGGTTTCAAAGAAGGAAGAATTCCTTTGTCAACTTTCAGGGCAGATGTTGATTACGCACTTGCTGAAGCTCATACCCAATACGGGAGAATGGGAATCAAAGTGTGGATCATGAAAGGTGAAGTTTATGGAAAAAGAGATCTTTCTCCATTAGCCGGAATGGACAAAAAACAATCCGGTGCAGGTGGAAAAGGTGGAGATGCCCCAAGAGGTAAATCTAACTTTAACAGAGGCAGTAAACCAGATGCTCGTAAAAGAAAGTAA
- the rpmC gene encoding 50S ribosomal protein L29 codes for MKQSEIKDLSAAQLQEKLSETKKKYNDLKMAHAVSPIENPLQIRGVRRSVARIETELTKRELQ; via the coding sequence ATGAAACAATCAGAAATAAAGGATCTTTCTGCAGCGCAGTTGCAAGAAAAACTTAGTGAGACTAAGAAAAAGTACAATGACCTAAAAATGGCTCACGCTGTTTCTCCAATTGAAAACCCACTTCAAATTAGAGGTGTAAGAAGATCAGTTGCAAGAATCGAGACAGAGCTTACAAAAAGAGAGTTACAATAA
- the rpsQ gene encoding 30S ribosomal protein S17 has product MEEKRNLRKERIGVVTSDKMDKSIVVAEVRKVKHPLYGKFVLKTKKYVAHDETNDCNIGDTVRISETRPLSKSKCWRLVEILERAK; this is encoded by the coding sequence ATGGAAGAAAAAAGAAATTTAAGAAAAGAAAGAATTGGTGTTGTAACTTCGGACAAAATGGACAAGTCTATTGTTGTTGCAGAAGTGCGTAAAGTAAAACACCCATTATACGGTAAGTTCGTGTTGAAGACTAAGAAATATGTTGCACACGACGAAACAAACGACTGTAACATTGGAGATACTGTAAGAATTAGCGAAACGCGTCCTTTAAGTAAATCGAAATGTTGGAGATTAGTTGAAATCCTAGAAAGAGCTAAATAA
- the rplP gene encoding 50S ribosomal protein L16: protein MLQPKRTKYRKVQKGRMKGNTGRGYELSNGMFGIKSVHEDGMFLTSRQIEAARIAATRFMKREGQLWIKIFPDKPITKKPLEVRMGKGKGAVEYWAAVVKPGRIMFEVGGVPLSVAKEALRLAAQKLPCKTKFVIARDFEA, encoded by the coding sequence ATGTTACAGCCTAAAAGAACGAAATACCGTAAGGTACAAAAAGGTAGAATGAAAGGAAATACCGGTAGAGGGTATGAACTTTCAAATGGAATGTTTGGTATCAAATCTGTGCACGAAGATGGTATGTTTTTAACATCACGTCAAATCGAGGCAGCTCGTATTGCCGCTACTCGTTTTATGAAGAGAGAGGGTCAATTATGGATCAAAATATTTCCAGATAAACCAATTACTAAGAAGCCTCTAGAGGTACGTATGGGTAAAGGAAAAGGTGCCGTAGAATATTGGGCAGCTGTTGTTAAACCAGGAAGAATTATGTTTGAAGTAGGCGGAGTGCCTTTGTCAGTTGCAAAAGAGGCTTTACGTCTTGCAGCGCAAAAACTTCCTTGCAAAACAAAATTTGTCATCGCTAGAGATTTCGAAGCATAA
- the rpsS gene encoding 30S ribosomal protein S19 has product MARSLKKGPFVHYKLDKKVQENIEKGKNGVVKTWSRASMITPDFVGQTIAVHNGRQFVPVYVTENMVGHKLGEFSPTRSFRGHAGAKNKGKK; this is encoded by the coding sequence ATGGCACGTTCATTAAAAAAAGGACCTTTTGTTCATTATAAATTAGACAAAAAAGTTCAAGAAAATATAGAAAAGGGTAAAAATGGAGTTGTAAAGACTTGGTCTAGAGCTTCTATGATTACACCAGACTTCGTTGGACAAACTATCGCAGTTCACAACGGACGTCAATTTGTACCAGTTTATGTTACTGAAAATATGGTAGGTCATAAACTTGGAGAGTTTTCACCAACAAGATCTTTTAGAGGTCACGCTGGAGCAAAAAATAAAGGTAAAAAATAA
- the rplN gene encoding 50S ribosomal protein L14, with the protein MVQQESRLKVADNTGAKEVLTIRVLGGTKRRYASVGDKIVVSIKDTAPNGSVKKGSVSTAVVVRTKKEVRRADGSYIRFDDNACVLLNAAGEMRGTRVFGPVARELREKQFMKIVSLAPEVL; encoded by the coding sequence ATGGTACAACAAGAATCAAGATTAAAAGTAGCAGATAACACAGGGGCTAAGGAAGTTTTAACCATCCGTGTTTTAGGAGGTACCAAAAGAAGGTATGCTTCTGTGGGAGACAAAATTGTAGTTTCAATTAAAGATACGGCACCTAACGGAAGCGTTAAGAAAGGATCTGTTTCAACTGCAGTTGTAGTACGTACCAAAAAAGAAGTGAGAAGAGCCGATGGTTCATACATCAGATTTGACGATAACGCTTGCGTATTGTTAAACGCTGCTGGTGAAATGAGAGGAACTCGCGTTTTTGGTCCGGTAGCAAGAGAACTTCGTGAAAAACAATTCATGAAAATTGTATCATTGGCACCAGAAGTGCTTTAA
- the rplV gene encoding 50S ribosomal protein L22: MGVRKRETADARKEANKSIAFAKLNNCPTSPRKMRLVADLVRGQKVENALNILRFSSKEASRKLEKLLLSAINNWEQKNAEGDVAEAGLIVKEIRVDGGMMLKRLRPAPQGRAHRIRKRSNHVTIVLGSINNTQSN, from the coding sequence ATGGGAGTTCGTAAAAGAGAAACAGCAGATGCGAGAAAAGAGGCTAATAAGTCTATTGCTTTCGCCAAATTGAATAACTGCCCTACTTCACCTAGAAAAATGCGCTTAGTAGCGGACTTGGTAAGAGGTCAGAAGGTAGAAAATGCACTTAACATATTAAGATTTAGCTCAAAAGAAGCTTCTAGAAAACTAGAGAAACTTTTGTTGTCTGCAATCAATAACTGGGAGCAAAAAAATGCTGAAGGTGATGTAGCAGAGGCAGGTCTAATTGTAAAAGAGATCAGAGTAGATGGTGGAATGATGTTGAAGAGACTTCGTCCAGCACCTCAAGGTCGCGCGCATAGAATTAGAAAACGTTCTAATCACGTTACAATCGTGTTAGGATCTATCAATAACACACAAAGTAATTAA
- the rplB gene encoding 50S ribosomal protein L2, whose protein sequence is MSVRKLKPITPGQRFRVVNSFDAITTDKPERSLIAPIKNSGGRNSQGKMTMRYTGGGHKQRYRIIDFKRSKEGIPATIKSIEYDPNRTAFIALLAYADGEKTYVIAQSGMKVGQKIVSGPESQPEIGNAMPLSRVPLGTVISCIELRPGQGAVIARSAGTFAQLVARDGKYATIKMPSGEVRLILLTCSATIGAVSNHDHQLIVSGKAGRTRWLGRRPRTRPVAMNPVDHPMGGGEGRSSGGHPRSRNGIPAKGYRTRSKVNPSNKYIVERRKK, encoded by the coding sequence ATGTCAGTAAGAAAATTAAAACCTATTACCCCAGGTCAGCGTTTTAGAGTTGTGAATAGTTTTGACGCTATTACAACTGATAAGCCGGAACGCTCTTTGATAGCGCCGATAAAAAACTCTGGAGGTAGAAATAGTCAAGGAAAGATGACCATGCGTTATACGGGTGGTGGTCACAAGCAAAGATATCGTATCATTGATTTCAAAAGAAGCAAAGAAGGAATTCCTGCTACAATTAAATCAATTGAATATGATCCAAATCGTACTGCTTTTATCGCTCTTTTAGCTTATGCTGATGGAGAGAAAACATACGTAATTGCGCAAAGCGGTATGAAAGTTGGACAGAAAATTGTTTCTGGACCAGAATCTCAGCCGGAAATTGGAAATGCAATGCCATTAAGCAGAGTGCCACTTGGAACAGTAATTTCATGTATTGAATTACGTCCAGGGCAAGGAGCAGTAATTGCTCGTTCTGCAGGTACCTTTGCTCAACTAGTAGCTAGAGATGGTAAATATGCGACAATCAAAATGCCGTCAGGTGAAGTTAGATTAATTCTACTTACTTGTTCAGCTACTATTGGAGCAGTTTCTAACCATGATCACCAACTTATTGTATCTGGAAAAGCAGGTAGAACAAGATGGTTGGGTAGAAGACCAAGAACTAGACCAGTAGCAATGAACCCTGTCGATCACCCAATGGGTGGTGGTGAAGGTCGTTCTTCAGGTGGACATCCACGTTCTAGAAACGGTATTCCAGCTAAAGGCTATAGAACACGTTCTAAAGTCAATCCGAGTAACAAGTATATCGTAGAACGTAGAAAGAAATAA